A single genomic interval of Bacteroidota bacterium harbors:
- the hemB gene encoding porphobilinogen synthase, with protein MNQRPRRTRKTPIIREMVAETRLSKNMFIYPYFVRSGKKQINPIAAMPGINHFSVDELIKDVEQGLKHGINKILLFGVGEEKTKNASSSFSKNSIVSKAVTELKKQFGDDLYVITDVCVCAYTTHGHCGILHGDYVHNDESVEVLAKMALSHAQAGADMVAPSDMMDGRIGAMRKLLDQKGFENTAIMSYAIKFASAYYGPFREAADSSPQKGDRKSYQMDFRNGNEALKEGLLDEQEGADILMVKPALAYLDVIRNLKQNTLLPVACYNVSGEYSMVKTAAKQGLLDEQKIVLENMYAFARAGADIIITYHAKDILQKKWL; from the coding sequence ATGAACCAACGACCACGAAGAACCCGTAAAACACCTATCATCCGTGAGATGGTGGCTGAAACGCGTTTATCAAAGAACATGTTCATTTATCCTTACTTTGTCAGGTCTGGAAAAAAGCAAATAAACCCCATTGCGGCTATGCCGGGTATCAACCACTTTTCGGTTGATGAACTCATCAAAGATGTTGAACAGGGTTTAAAACATGGTATCAACAAAATATTGCTGTTTGGCGTAGGTGAAGAAAAAACAAAAAACGCGAGTTCGTCCTTCAGCAAAAATTCAATTGTATCGAAAGCAGTAACTGAACTGAAAAAACAATTTGGTGATGACCTGTATGTAATAACTGATGTGTGTGTGTGTGCCTATACCACTCATGGCCATTGCGGCATTCTGCATGGGGATTATGTTCACAATGATGAATCCGTTGAAGTATTAGCTAAAATGGCATTGAGCCACGCTCAAGCCGGCGCCGACATGGTCGCCCCATCCGATATGATGGATGGCCGGATAGGTGCTATGCGTAAACTCCTTGACCAAAAAGGATTTGAGAACACTGCGATCATGTCGTACGCGATAAAGTTCGCTTCTGCTTATTACGGGCCATTCCGCGAAGCCGCTGATTCATCACCTCAAAAAGGCGACCGGAAAAGCTACCAGATGGATTTCAGAAATGGTAATGAAGCATTGAAAGAAGGACTGCTGGATGAACAGGAAGGCGCCGACATTTTAATGGTTAAACCGGCCCTGGCGTATTTAGATGTTATACGCAACCTGAAACAAAACACGCTATTACCGGTGGCCTGCTACAATGTATCGGGCGAGTATAGCATGGTTAAAACAGCGGCCAAACAAGGGCTGCTGGATGAGCAAAAAATAGTGCTAGAGAATATGTACGCATTCGCACGCGCGGGTGCGGATATTATTATAACTTACCACGCGAAAGATATTTTGCAGAAGAAGTGGTTATGA